The proteins below are encoded in one region of Chroicocephalus ridibundus chromosome 9, bChrRid1.1, whole genome shotgun sequence:
- the PATL2 gene encoding protein PAT1 homolog 2 isoform X6 — MVSGVPGWDWRSPAKQLGGCPSSEDGSSAGAEFPGHVLSPLHCSQPYDPAAPPAPADPDPAAAARRAGTEVVVFSCASISPKKVWSPKADPYAGLMSSKEKDWVIKVEMIQLQSENMDDDYYYQTYYHQLERKQAEEELLGRRNKQEPPKLVTPFIQKVETYDSVVRIAGSLGQVAVSTCYSPRRAIDAVHHALVEEAAGSHRLRALHRIEKLFLQLLEVEEMQRKMSLAPEEEQPCCQEQKSQEVERIYQVLKIGACSSEEEAEDEFLQLLCVRKGKKLTARLLPHLTQEQAEKILLTITHHLPFLMKKDMLDESLSLLYGPLNKVVGRMTFSRLIEVLQEMTRPLPESPELPLAMALKNQFGISLLYSLLSHGERLLSSDAPLEPCSRDFEMWTDTVFLVARELSQVPKTSLVEPLFLPSNLLSLFCRYLDKQTIHHLEAKMECSPLPSEAAMPC, encoded by the exons ATGGTGAGCGGGGTGCCTGGGTGGGACTGGAGGAGCCCTGCAAAGCagctgggggggtgtccctccTCTGAGGATGGCTCTAGTGCAGGTGCTGAGTTCCCAGGCCATGTGTTGTCTCCCTTGCATTGCTCCCAGCCATATGACCCAGCTGCACCCCCAGCACCAGCGGATCCTGACCCAGCGGCAGCAGCACGGCGGGCAGGCACAGAG GTTGTGGTCTTCTCCTGTGCCAGCATCTCCCCCAAGAAGGTATGGTCTCCTAAAGCGGACCCTTATGCTGGGCTGATGAGCTCCAAGGAGAAGGACTGGGTCATCAAAGTGGAGATGATCCAGCTGCAGAGTGAGAACATGGATGATGACTACTACTACCAG ACGTACTACCACCAGCTGGAGCGCaaacaggcagaggaggagctccTTGGCAGGCGCAACAAGCAGGAGCCCCCCAAGCTGGTCACACCATTCATCCAGAAAGTGGAGACATACGACTCTg TCGTGCGCATTGCAGGCTCGCTGGGCCAAGTCGCAGTGTCCACCTGCTACAGCCCTCGCCGGGCCATCGATGCTGTGCACCATGCCCTCGTGGAGGAG gctgcggggagccaccggCTACGGGCGCTGCACAGGATTGAGAAG CTCTTTCTGCAGCTGCTAGAAGTGGAGGAGATGCAGCGGAAGATGTCCCTGGCTCCTGAGGAGGAGCAGCCCTGCTGTCAGGAGCAGAAGAGCCAAGAAGTGGAGCGTATCTACCAAGTCTTGAAAATCGGAGCTTGCAGCAGCGAAGA GGAGGCAGAGGATGAATTCCTGCAACTCCTGTGTGTGCGGAAGGGCAAGAAGCTCAcagcccggctgctgccccaCCTGACCCAGGAGCAAGCGGAGAAGATACTACTGACCATCACCCACCATCTGCCATTCCTCATGAAGAAGGACATGTTAGACGAG tCTCTCTCCCTGCTCTACGGCCCATTGAACAAAGTGGTGGGCAGGATGACCTTCAGCAGACTCATCGAGGTCCTGCAGGAGATGACCAGGCCTCTGCCTGAGTCCCCTGAGCTCCCCCTCGCCATGGCCTTGAAGAACCAG TTTGGGATCTCCTTGCTGTACTCCCTGCTGAGCCACGGCGAGAGGCTGCTGTCCTCCGACGCGCCACTGGAGCCATGCAGCAGGGACTTCGAGATGTG GACAGACACGGTGTTCCTGGTTGCCCGGGAGCTGTCGCAAGTGCCCAAGACCTCACTGGTGGAACCTCTCTTCTTGCCCAGCAACCTTCTGTCGCTCTTCTGCCGCTACCTGGACAAGCAGACTATCCACCATCTGGAAGCCAAGATGGA GTGCTCCCCGCTGCCATCGGAGGCTGCCATGCCATGCTGA